A region of Asterias amurensis chromosome 20, ASM3211899v1 DNA encodes the following proteins:
- the LOC139952186 gene encoding adhesion G-protein coupled receptor D1-like isoform X1, protein MDSLSSKDLTQCSCNHSTNFAVLMQVTSDDSSSQALTLITYIGCGTSIAGLLLTLSIYGYLWRMLRSDRTFIHTNLSISILAAQILFIAGINRVEIKVVCKVIAFFLHFFYLSVFGWMLVEGVHLYMKVVKVYGSENITMYRYVLIGWVAPAVICLISVAVNNDGYGTDRSCWLDTTSGAIWAFVAPALLVITFNMLVLAMVVRIVVHSTKLHQEKQHDHIKAGLKGALVLLPILGMTWLFGMLAFNSATIVFQYLFVIFNSFQGLFISLIYCVFNSEIKAAFARKRGTRIRALGWGTSSGSTSGHVSKQVTELTCLPSPADRGRKDEDESAFNFAEQGIAPPRIEAPPQPSKHKVHCVAINTRTILQETTRIYDPRGLVCFDDDCECVEPTIGNDNFTSLNDGQAPVLEKTEPERASSLSSSENDAGSTSVSSRQK, encoded by the exons ATGGACTCTTTGTCATCTAAAGACCTTACTCAGTGTTCATGCAACCATTCTACAAATTTCGCTGTTCTGATGCAG GTTACTTCTGATGACTCCAGTTCGCAAGCTCTGACACTCATCACGTATATCGGGTGCGGCACATCGATTGCTGGATTACTCCTTACTCTATCAATCTATGGTTACCTTTG GAGAATGCTGCGTTCAGACCGCACCTTCATCCACACCAATTTATCGATCTCAATCTTAGCAGCTCAGATCCTATTCATTGCTGGTATAAACAGAGTCGAAATCAAA GTTGTGTGCAAAGTGATAGCCTTCTTTCTGCATTTCTTCTACCTGTCTGTCTTTGGTTGGATGTTGGTAGAGGGGGTGCATCTCTACATGAAGGTAGTCAAAGTCTATGGCAGTGAGAACATTACGATGTACCGCTACGTTCTCATCGGCTGGGTCGCACCTGCCGTAATTTGCTTGATATCGGTAGCTGTGAATAATGATGGATACGGGACAGATCGTAG TTGTTGGCTGGACACGACATCTGGGGCGATATGGGCCTTCGTAGCTCCGGCGTTACTTGTCATAACG TTCAACATGCTTGTTTTGGCGATGGTTGTTCGTATCGTGGTCCATTCAACTAAACTCCATCAAGAGAAACAACATGACCACATCAA AGCTGGCTTGAAGGGCGCCCTCGTACTGCTGCCGATCCTGGGCATGACATGGCTCTTTGGAATGCTTGCCTTCAACAGCGCCACCATCGTTTTCCAGTATCTCTTCGTCATCTTCAACTCTTTCCAGGGACTCTTCATCTCTCTGATCTATTGCGTATTCAACTCAGAG ATAAAAGCTGCATTTGCTCGAAAAAGAGGGACAAGAATAAGAGCACTTGGATGGGGAACATCGAGCGGG TCCACATCCGGGCATGTCAGCAAGCAGGTCACGGAGTTAACATGCTTGCCCAGCCCAGCCGACCGAGGGCGTAAAGATGAAGATGAATCTGCATTCAACTTCGCCGAACAAG GGATTGCACCGCCAAGAATTGAAGCGCCTCCCCAGCCGAGTAAACATAAG GTGCATTGTGTTGCGATAAATACCAGGACGATTCTACAGGAAACTACACGGATTTATGACCCGAGAGGGCTTGTTTGTTTCGATGACGACTGTGAATGTGTTGAGCCAACTATTGGTAATGATAACTTCACGTCTTTGAATGATG GTCAGGCCCCCGTATTGGAAAAGACAGAACCCGAGAGGGCCTCCTCTTTATCAAGTAGCGAGAATGATGCCGGCTCGACCTCCGTATCATCAAGGCAGAA aTAA
- the LOC139952186 gene encoding adhesion G-protein coupled receptor D1-like isoform X2 yields the protein MDSLSSKDLTQCSCNHSTNFAVLMQVTSDDSSSQALTLITYIGCGTSIAGLLLTLSIYGYLWRMLRSDRTFIHTNLSISILAAQILFIAGINRVEIKVVCKVIAFFLHFFYLSVFGWMLVEGVHLYMKVVKVYGSENITMYRYVLIGWVAPAVICLISVAVNNDGYGTDRSCWLDTTSGAIWAFVAPALLVITFNMLVLAMVVRIVVHSTKLHQEKQHDHIKAGLKGALVLLPILGMTWLFGMLAFNSATIVFQYLFVIFNSFQGLFISLIYCVFNSEIKAAFARKRGTRIRALGWGTSSGSTSGHVSKQVTELTCLPSPADRGRKDEDESAFNFAEQGIAPPRIEAPPQPSKHKVHCVAINTRTILQETTRIYDPRGLVCFDDDCECVEPTIGNDNFTSLNDGQAPVLEKTEPERASSLSSSENDAGSTSVSSRQKWIRGTPKVGPIPWRYW from the exons ATGGACTCTTTGTCATCTAAAGACCTTACTCAGTGTTCATGCAACCATTCTACAAATTTCGCTGTTCTGATGCAG GTTACTTCTGATGACTCCAGTTCGCAAGCTCTGACACTCATCACGTATATCGGGTGCGGCACATCGATTGCTGGATTACTCCTTACTCTATCAATCTATGGTTACCTTTG GAGAATGCTGCGTTCAGACCGCACCTTCATCCACACCAATTTATCGATCTCAATCTTAGCAGCTCAGATCCTATTCATTGCTGGTATAAACAGAGTCGAAATCAAA GTTGTGTGCAAAGTGATAGCCTTCTTTCTGCATTTCTTCTACCTGTCTGTCTTTGGTTGGATGTTGGTAGAGGGGGTGCATCTCTACATGAAGGTAGTCAAAGTCTATGGCAGTGAGAACATTACGATGTACCGCTACGTTCTCATCGGCTGGGTCGCACCTGCCGTAATTTGCTTGATATCGGTAGCTGTGAATAATGATGGATACGGGACAGATCGTAG TTGTTGGCTGGACACGACATCTGGGGCGATATGGGCCTTCGTAGCTCCGGCGTTACTTGTCATAACG TTCAACATGCTTGTTTTGGCGATGGTTGTTCGTATCGTGGTCCATTCAACTAAACTCCATCAAGAGAAACAACATGACCACATCAA AGCTGGCTTGAAGGGCGCCCTCGTACTGCTGCCGATCCTGGGCATGACATGGCTCTTTGGAATGCTTGCCTTCAACAGCGCCACCATCGTTTTCCAGTATCTCTTCGTCATCTTCAACTCTTTCCAGGGACTCTTCATCTCTCTGATCTATTGCGTATTCAACTCAGAG ATAAAAGCTGCATTTGCTCGAAAAAGAGGGACAAGAATAAGAGCACTTGGATGGGGAACATCGAGCGGG TCCACATCCGGGCATGTCAGCAAGCAGGTCACGGAGTTAACATGCTTGCCCAGCCCAGCCGACCGAGGGCGTAAAGATGAAGATGAATCTGCATTCAACTTCGCCGAACAAG GGATTGCACCGCCAAGAATTGAAGCGCCTCCCCAGCCGAGTAAACATAAG GTGCATTGTGTTGCGATAAATACCAGGACGATTCTACAGGAAACTACACGGATTTATGACCCGAGAGGGCTTGTTTGTTTCGATGACGACTGTGAATGTGTTGAGCCAACTATTGGTAATGATAACTTCACGTCTTTGAATGATG GTCAGGCCCCCGTATTGGAAAAGACAGAACCCGAGAGGGCCTCCTCTTTATCAAGTAGCGAGAATGATGCCGGCTCGACCTCCGTATCATCAAGGCAGAAGTGG aTAAGAGGTACGCCGAAAGTTGGCCCAATTCCGTGGCGATACTGGTAG